A window from Vidua macroura isolate BioBank_ID:100142 chromosome 20, ASM2450914v1, whole genome shotgun sequence encodes these proteins:
- the DDX52 gene encoding probable ATP-dependent RNA helicase DDX52: METHELFRRLGAGARFDVRRFGLDARRFGVLKGNRGSVSLESLDFFGSKEGAPQGSAEEAGGLAGAEEEVKQQKGGAGENDGKRKRTAESSGGKRKKKKTRGAASMPELSENDGIKWMSSLEAKLEDAKDKKPSAEKLERLRREKINRFRHQHRINVQGTDLPDPIATFGQLQEEYKVHPKIMENIQAAGFHVPTAIQMQAIPVMLHGRELLASAPTGSGKTLAFCIPLLTHLKQPRNKGFRALIISPTRELASQTHRELVKLAEGTGFRIHMIHKAAEAAKKFGPKSSKKFDILVTTPNRLIYLLKEDPPAIDLSSVEWLVVDESDKLFEDGKSGFREQLGTIFLACTSHLARRALFSATFAHDVEEWCKLNLDNVVLVSVGARNSAAETVEQELLFVGSETGKLTAMRELVKKGFAPPVLVFVQSIERAKELFHELIYEGINVDVIHADKTQQQRDKVVQSFRAGKIWVLICSALLARGMDFKGVNMVINYDLPTSAVEYIHRIGRTGRAGHRGKAVTFFTEDDKPLLRSIANVIQRAGCPVPEYIKHLPKLQSKQKKKLIKKPLTRESICTTPKCFLKKGKRKMKTTKENTKGKKKGIEDKNGSKLQTVSES; encoded by the exons ATGGAGACCCACGAGCTGTTCCGCCGCTTGGGAGCCGGGGCTCGCTTTGACGTGCGGCGCTTCGGGCTGGACGCGCGGCGCTTCGGG GTGCTTAAAGGGAACCGCGGCAGCGTCTCGCTGGAGAGCCTCGACTTCTTCGGGAGCAAGGAGGGAGCCCCTCAGGGATCTGCCGAGGAGGCCGGGGGGCTCGCAGGGGCTGAAGAGGAGGTGAAGCAGCAGAAAGGTGGAGCAGGGGAAAACgatggaaagaggaaaagaacgGCAGAAAGCAgtggagggaaaagaaagaagaaaaagacacgAG GAGCAGCATCAATGCCAGAGCTGTCAGAAAACGATGGAATAAAGTGGATGTCCTCTCTGGAAGCAAAACTTGAAGATGCAAAGGACAAAAAGCCTTCTGCAGAGAAGCTCGAACGCTTGAGGAGAGAAAAG ATCAATCGCttcaggcaccagcacaggatCAACGTGCAGGGAACAGATCTCCCTGACCCCATTGCCACCTTTGGGCAGCTTCAGGAGGAGTACAAAGTGCACCCTAAAATCATGGAGAATATCCAGGCTGCAGGCTTCCACGTCCCAACAGCCATCCAGATGCAGGCAATTCCTGTCATGCTGCAC ggTCGGGAGCTTCTGGCTTCAGCTCCTACAGGGTCTGGAAAAACACTGGCATTTTGTATCCCTCTCTTAACACATCTGAAACAGCCCAGGAACAAAGGATTCAGGGCTCTGATCATATCACCCACCCGAGAACTTGCCAGCCAG ACCCACCGGGAGCTGGTGAAGCTGGCAGAGGGCACAGGCTTCAGAATCCACATGATCCACAAGGCAGCTGAGGCAGCCAAGAAGTTTGGGCCCAAGTCTTCCAAGAAATTTG aTATACTGGTTACTACTCCTAACAGACTCATTTATTTGCTGAAAGAAGATCCTCCAGCAATAGACTTGAGCAG TGTGGAGTGGCTGGTGGTGGATGAGTCGGACAAGCTGTTTGAGGATGGCAAGTCAGGattcagggagcagctgggtaCAATCTTCCTGGCATGCACCTCCCACCTGGCCAGGAGAGCCCTGTTCAGTGCTACCTTTGCCCACGACGTGGAGGAGTGGTGTAAGCTCAACCTGGACAACGTTGTGCTGGTGTCTGTTGGGGCAAG AAACTCTGCAGCAGAGACAGTAGAACAAGAGCTGCTGTTTGTTGGATCTGAGACAGGAAAACTAACAGCAATGAGAGAGCTCGTTAAAAAG GGTTTTGCTCCTCCAGTCCTTGTTTTTGTACAGTCTATTGAGAGGGCTAAAGAGCTTTTCCATGAGCTTATTTATGAAGGCATCAATGTGGATGTCATCCATGCAGACAAGACTCAGCAACAG AGAGACAAAGTAGTGCAGAGTTTCAGAGCTGGGAAGATCTGGGTGCTCATCTGCTCCGCGTTACTGGCTCGAGGGATGGACTTCAAAGGTGTGAATATGGTCATCAATTATGATTTGCCAACGAGTGCAGTGGAATACATCCACAGGATAG GTCGTACTGGAAGAGCAGGACACAGAGGAAAGGCAGTCACTTTCTTTACAGAAGATGATAAACCTTTATTACGGAG TATTGCCAACGTTATCCAGCGAGCTGGCTGTCCTGTGCCAGAATACATAAAACATTTGCCCAAACTGCAGAG caaacaaaagaagaaattaattaagaaaCCTTTGACAAGAGAATCCATTTGTACCACCCCAAAGTGCTTcttgaaaaaaggcaaaagaaaaat GAAAACTACAAAGGAAAATActaagggaaagaagaaaggtaTAGAAGACAAAAATGGCAGTAAATTACAGACtgtttcagaaagctga